From a single Bacillus gobiensis genomic region:
- a CDS encoding TerC family protein codes for MDVSLLLEYGWVLLVLIALEGILAADNALVMAVMVKHLPDEQRKKALFYGLAGALILRFGALFAISFLVNVWQVQAIGAIYLMYIAVNHVLRKFVFKKDEHEMKTKQSGFWATVLKVELADIAFAVDSILAAVALAVTLPATNLPEIGGMDGGQFAVILAGGLIGVVIMRFAATMFVNLLKSRPSLETAAFLIVGWVGVKLALFTLGHEDIHVISHEFIHGGLFNLIFWIVLAGIAVGGWFLSKPNQIESEDKIRKMNQG; via the coding sequence TTGGATGTATCATTATTATTAGAATACGGTTGGGTACTGCTGGTGCTTATTGCATTGGAAGGGATTTTGGCTGCTGATAATGCCCTTGTCATGGCAGTAATGGTTAAGCACTTGCCTGATGAACAGCGGAAAAAAGCTCTATTTTATGGTTTAGCAGGTGCATTAATTCTTCGATTTGGAGCTTTGTTTGCAATTTCTTTCCTAGTGAATGTTTGGCAGGTACAAGCAATTGGAGCGATTTATCTCATGTATATCGCTGTCAATCATGTGCTGAGAAAATTTGTATTCAAAAAAGATGAGCACGAAATGAAAACGAAGCAAAGCGGCTTTTGGGCAACTGTTTTAAAAGTCGAATTGGCGGACATTGCTTTTGCTGTTGACAGCATACTTGCAGCAGTCGCGCTTGCCGTAACACTTCCGGCAACAAATTTACCAGAAATTGGCGGTATGGACGGCGGACAATTTGCTGTTATTCTTGCCGGCGGATTAATCGGGGTTGTTATTATGAGGTTTGCTGCCACAATGTTTGTCAATCTGTTGAAGAGTCGTCCAAGCTTAGAAACAGCGGCGTTTTTAATCGTCGGATGGGTAGGCGTAAAGCTTGCTTTGTTTACACTGGGTCATGAGGACATTCACGTGATATCTCATGAATTTATCCATGGCGGCCTGTTTAATCTCATTTTCTGGATCGTTCTGGCTGGAATTGCAGTGGGCGGATGGTTTCTCTCTAAGCCGAATCAGATAGAATCAGAAGATAAAATAAGAAAAATGAATCAAGGCTAA